The following is a genomic window from Artemia franciscana chromosome 4, ASM3288406v1, whole genome shotgun sequence.
ATTATGAGACCTAAAATCGCTACTGTTCCTTCGTTTCTATATCAAAGTTCCCTTTAGATAAAATAGCCTTTGATTAACTTTTTCCATCATTCCTCAAATATTTCCATatacaaaaatatcttaaaacacACCATAATTGCGTTTAAAACACAATAtcttttcagtaaaaatttactaaataagCTAGCACGTAAAATCTACTTTAGTGCAATCTAAATTTTTACGCACACTTTTAAGATGCGTATAGTAACTTTgtataacaattaaataaaaaaaaagtcttttaactgaaagtaaggagcgacattaaaacttaaaacagaaattacttcgcatatgaaaggggctgcttcctcctcaacgccctgctctttacgctaaagtgttttactgttttaaaaagtagactaaagagaaagagtcaaaccttagcgtaaagagcggggcgttgatgaggaagaagccccttttatatacgaagtaatttctgttcgttttaagttttaatgtcgctccttactttcagttaaaaaaacttatttttttaaaattaatttctgaacatttttgaatcaatgcttgttttgattttggctctccgtagaggaataattaaaacgaaatttgcatttttttttttggctaaatggctttctcatagttttgatcaaatgattcgagaaaaaaagagcgggggaggaagcctagttgccctccgatttttttggttacttaaaaaggaaactagaacttttaattttttacgagtgtttttattagtaaaagtcatacgtaacttacaaattagcctacgtaacgaactttgtattctcatgtttttattacatatatgatatggttcaccccctcgttagtacctcgccctttacactaaagcttaaattttgtcccaattcattaagaatgacccctgaatcacaaaagccgtagaataaatagttgaaactactaaaaatactttagcgtaaagagcgaggtattaggaggaggtgagcccctcatatgcgtaataatttctgttcgttttaagttttaatgctgctccttacttccagctgaaaaactttttcatatttattttttcattgtttttttttttaaataattctagaaaatactgcgctccctccatagaaattttcttcccccatgaaaaattttctcgatagaaagttcccccaacatataccctcttctcaacccctcccccaaccaaaaaaatcccccagaaaacgcctgcacacttcccaataaccattactatatataagcactgcTCAAAATttgtagcttgtagcccctcccaaggtgactgtgggggagtaagtcgtcctcaaagacatagttataacatttttcgactacgctgaataaaatggctatctcagaattttgatccgttgactttgggaaaataattagcgtgggagggggcctaggtgtccgccaattttttggtcacttaaaaagggcactagaacttttcatttccgttagcaaaaccctctcgcaacattataggaccactgggtcaatacgatcacccctgggaaaaaaaaaacaacccgaacaaataaacacgcatccgtgatctgccttctggcaaaaaatacaaaattccacatttttgtacataggagcttgaaactcctacaatagggttctctgatacgctaaaactgatgatttgattttcgttaagattctatgacttttagggggtgtttccccctatcttttaaaataagggaaattttctcaggctcgtaacttttgatggataagactaaacttgatgaaacttatatgattaaaatcagaattaaaatgtgattcttttgatgtagctatttgtatcaaaatccatttctttgagttttggttactattgagccgggtcgctccttactacagttcgttaccacgaactgtttgatttaatgaCGTTCTTATTAATATAATTGTTTAACAACAGAGTTCTAAGTTTCAAGGCAATCGGGATAAGGAATGTTTTGAGAGTCTCCCTTAGGGTAGACATCcgcaaataatatttttttttcttcgcaaATCGCTCCCATATGCTAAGAAAAGCATCTGGATCCTTATACTAAGGGCTCAGATGTCTTTTATTTCTTATGAGAGCCTATCTATtgataaaatcaaacagttcgtggtaacgaactgtagtaaggagcgacccggttcaatagtaactgaaactctaaaaaatggaattttgataccaatagttacatcaaaaaaatcgcatttttattctaatttcaaatatataagtttcatcaagttcagttatacccatcaaaagttacaagcctgagaaaattttcctcattttagaaaacagggggaaacaccccctaaaagtcacagtaCCTTAATgataatcacaccatcagattcagcgtatcagagaaccctactatagaagtttcaggctccatctacaattaaataaaaaacaagtttttttttagctgaaagtaaggagcgacattaaaacttaaaatgaacagaaattacttcgtatatgaaaggggctgcttcctcatcaacgccccgctctttacgctaaagtttgactctttctctcaactccgctttttaaaacagtaaaaaagtttagcgtaaagagcggggagttgatgaagaagcagccactttcatatacggagtaacttctgttcgttttaagttttaatgtcgctccttactttcagcattTCTAAAAGCTGGttgtcattatctgtgatttagtgggatttactgtcatatttagattcttggattcatccgaacattgggttaggatttcaacggggtcacttttaatattcctatgacatacttcaaggatcgacaagtcatcaacatatttccatctttggggaattccttgccaatttcattaatcatgacaagaaataatagtggtcccaataaggttccttgaggtattccacagtacctaaggagggggttagagaaggtatttttgtattttacaacttgtgatctgtctgaaaggaacgatataacaatatttactaagagtgggtcaatttcaaagttatcatgtagtaaacgaattaggatagtgtggtcaactaagtcaaacgctttttggaaatcgactaaaaccaggtttagccaaacatttggtttctctagttcacttaggatcgtgtgaaccaagtgtacaaggtaatggattgtggaggtttttcttaaattaccaaactgtcggatgtcaatgcgtggtataattttaattttaagccagtcacaaaggaacccttcgtaaagcttagaaaaaactggagtgagtgtaataggacgcatgttggttatagtcagaatggaagatttctttgggatgggtattataaaacctagtttccagcaacttgggaatttaccagattttgtaatttggttaaaaatatcaggtaaaggtccagcaattgtgtctgaaaaggctataatcaagtcaattgggatgtctaatgggcaagtacttgattttttgagcttttggattttatttataacatcagagggagaaatttgggagaaagaggtggagggaggaatagtttgaactgagccagtgaaaggggggagactttgtactatggacgcaagatgcaggttcaaatcgttggctatcttgtaagggggctcagggagatgaaaattaacttcaacagggctttttccgcaaatctctttaattttcctgtaccattgtttgggctggttagaatacaaatccttaaccttactattgtaataccaagaagctgcctttctcaattttctcttcaggaactttcttagatcattagcctgtgtgatatgtccttgcttgaacaaaaggattttttttccttattagttttttaaaagtcgcagtaatgtaaggtttatcggtagagcatattttaatttttttcaccggaaaatgggcttcataattactcctcaataaattttggagggacaaagccttgaagtcgacatcatttgtttggtacacaggggaccaattttcactagtgatccaagagccaaaattgtagagtcctgagtcaattagaggtctaaagacggtttcagtaatagtaaaggaatgtttaactgtagctagtggagataggagtaggctaaattggtaactacctccgagagggggaagaatggtgacgggtctgtagaaatttgacatattggtgcattttaaatcaagagtagaattgcctttggtagtagggacttttacaatttgttttagactaaaagtattgcatgtagactcaagttttaattcatttgcatcacctaagaggaaaattgcagcatttgggtatttagatagtacatagtcggcactgccatgcaatttttcaataaaattatttttttcagctgctctctgcccaggagagtagtaaaaacaacacaggacaatcaaattgaaaggacgtggtaagactttaggtcgaacacaaacccacaaaatttcatcaaagggagtaagacaaggaactaatatttctgaaggataaaaaccattacggacaaagaaaagaattccaccccctttcttacccagagggtgggtttcgggtctgagtttaataaactgggtgaaattattcatttttaacatgtgtgTATTTTGAGCGTGTACTTCAGTAACAGCGATTATgtctgatctatatattttagaaaaggagtctaattcattaagtttttcaaaattaagactttcagcgttgcttaacaaaagtgtgggaaatttaaaacgacctgCAAAGGTACCATTTTTACGCTTAACTTTATTTAGATTACAAATGGGTACAGAGGGTGTGGTGGGATTCTTAGCGGGGGCCAGATTAATGTAGTCAGAACAGGGGACCAAGGGAGCAcatttgacttttatgggatgaCTATTAGGGTCTACATTGAAAGGTGAATTATTAGAGTAAGAAAAGGATTTGTCTTGgggatttgggggtggggggatgGGCAATGATATGGATGAAGCACGAGGAGAACAATTAGGATTCATTATAAGGCAAttaaaaagtctcagacctgagtcacgttgacagggtaggcacgagggataaagCGAATGGGCTGGGGGTAGGGtttcgtaaggtgctgggaaagAGGGCCTGGttgggaatagtgattcatctccgtcaagaaattgctggtttgtgGCAGAGTAGGATGGGTATAGGGCAGCACACTGTGAGGGGGGaggaaataggacttctgtatgcggggagggggaggagataGCAAAGGATAAGGGAGGAGAGTTTGGGATCGGGAAgggtttgtcaatttttgagcTCTGCCTGATGAATGATGAGAAATTTTCGCTTGAGTGCGGTGCACTAAAAAAGGACGGCGGAAGGGAGATGAGTGGCTcttacaatttttatatttggacaGGGACACCGGAACAGGGCCCGAGGGAGGAGATTTAACATCATCTACTTTTGGTGCATAGGCAAAACTGCAATATTTGTTACAATGCATGGTGGGAAAAGGTGGAGGAAAAGTGTGTATGGGAGGAAAAGTTTTCCTCCCCCTCCCATACACACTTAGTGATGGTATAGTAATGGTAATAGCGGCAATAttattagtagcagcagtaatagcagtagtattagtccAACTTTTGCTTTTGAATTCCATTGTCAAAAGCTCTATCATGCCAAAAACTcaagaatttcaaatatttcactattttgttttcaaattttgctaGCAAAGATCTTCTGCGTCGTTTAtttctcatttaaaaaattttgcgtTTCTCACCTTTAAATTGCGATCAGCTTCTCACTTTTCACATCCACAAATCATACTAGTTTATGAATAGTTCTCTTTTGGTATTTGACCAGTCaacaactaattgaatttaagccggattaactctgtacctgtttggaataaataacgagtgaagtacttttgaacttgtaattgaaacttgttagatagatttataaacttgtatatgattacggcttaaggattatttatgAATTGTAGCTGTGAGTTAGTATTCAACACTACTATCATCTGAgtcgtgcattgaaatattcggattacttgcaaatcactggattacttgccccactcaaagataagttatcatttattctcattgcattcatttagTCAGTGTGGATCCTTTCATAATTGtgcctataataataataataatttatttttgacccgctacaaaaaatcaaagcggagtatcaataaaagaaacaaaacaaacactacacaaaacagaaaaaacaagaaactaaagcaaacgagtaaggcctctgtgggcgggcagatacttataagtagactggggtattttgccagcaagctctgtgagcttcgacccaatatccgggaaactataaatacatatgaggctcctattcctataccatggaggcagatacaatagaaaacgggaaaaacggaaataataagaacgaattgaactgatatcttttttatgaaaaatagggtaaataccagaaagaaacaaaaccgaatgatctgtaaaaaccgagtataatttagcaagagactttctattctatctacctcggttagcaaaaattttagagtaacttaattggattttcttcttgcaatcagcaacagtgagagtccgtaaggattttagagttttactaacgttaattcccagccaccgaaatgaagaaaccgacgggatagaaaaagatccacagattagaggagtagtgatattgctattaaaagaaagatattcacactttgaaagattaagagaaagtccaatcgcatgaagtttagatgctactgttgaaacagacaaagagagcccttttttagtcctactgatcaaaagaatatcatccgcataggcaagataagaaatatttacagaattgaGGATGCAAGAATGTGGGATAGAGGAAAGGACAGATGatatacaaagtttgaaaatagagggGGAGAGGACAGCACCTTGCCGGACCCCACGTCGTATTGGAATTTTACTATCTGAAACCCTCATATCCGTTTTAACCcgcaaaaaggaatttgaataccaatatctaagaagaaaaattaccgatATGTTGATACCgtgactaaaaagggaaaagtcCCTTTTTAGTAGCCTCAGTAAGAACATTAGCCAAAACTCGATGAGCCTGCTGGCAACCTACCCCAGCTGAAAACCCAAtctgattttcaccaaaatatgccGAAGAATTAACTGATGGCAGGAGAAGATACTCAAacattttgcttatattgcagGAAACCGTTATAGGCCTGTAAGATGCACACTTAGTCGGAATCTTTCCTCTTTTCAGGATTGAAGTAACTGTTccacacaaaaaactttcaggcaCAACCGAGGTGCATAAGCACATTTGAAACAGAAGTTGTAAATGTTGGACTAGAGCTGGACAATCAACATTTAGGTGTTTGACACTTATACCATCACAATCAATAGAGCTAGACTTAAGCTTCTTTATAGCTTGTGCCACCGAAACTAAATTAACTGGGAGGATCTGGTTCTGGCGGAGTGATATGGGAAGCGCAGAAATAAGGAACCTCATAAAAGTAacatgaacaaaatggtttatAGTGTTGAAAATCTGGTCGTAATATTTGCACCAAGCAGCAGGACTAATTGGGCTACTTGTTGACGAAGAGTCAtcgattttatttgaatttaccaCATTTTTCCAATCGAAATTACTTGACgggaatttgcaaattttagattttgcagaccgtaaatactttttatactttaatttagttttctgtttaagcTGAAATACTACACAGCTACGTGGTCGTTCGCAAGAAACCcaaatacgtagccaaaatttggctttatttttcactgattttagaCCCGGATCCCAAGACCATTCAGGCTTCCGCGTATTAAATTTAACACGTTCTTCGGGAACAGCCACCCTCTCAGCTTCCTTCATGCATGAtacaatatcaaaataatatttattcagaGAATTCTTATCATTTACAAATTTAGATCCAACCTGAAGTAGCTGAAAAGGAACTTTTATCCtagacaaaaaaactttaagggTAGAAATATAAAGAGCCCAATTAGCCTTATTCCAATTTCGTCTGGTA
Proteins encoded in this region:
- the LOC136025708 gene encoding uncharacterized protein LOC136025708, producing METRQKEHIIDELSSNYDIVCLQEHLLSSDNTNLLKRSANHITFVSAARSTFGRPSGGLTCILRRSSFSSTTPVLFHSDENLLAVRIADLILINVYFPCDRKSVQSLNKFAKTCSVLKKVTESASSLGYQFAVAGDFNADLVNSNTRSDMVFDSLSEFKLVDKNRLFSYIHHSGSLTNIDHVLCSPNLSVSTVSVHEKESDIDHLPISFVLGISLSQDSSNRRGNRRWFTRRNWNKANWALYISTLKVFLSRIKVPFQLLQVGSKFVNDKNSLNKYYFDIVSCMKEAERVAVPEERVKFNTRKPEWSWDPGLKSVKNKAKFWLRIWVSCERPRSCVVFQLKQKTKLKYKKYLRSAKSKICKFPSSNFDWKNVVNSNKIDDSSSTSSPISPAAWCKYYDQIFNTINHFVHVTFMRFLISALPISLRQNQILPVNLVSVAQAIKKLKSSSIDCDGISVKHLNVDCPALVQHLQLLFQMCLCTSVVPESFLCGTVTSILKRGKIPTKCASYRPITVSCNISKMFEYLLLPSVNSSAYFGENQIGFSAGVGCQQAHRVLANVLTEATKKGLFPF